TACATTTATCTCCAAGGATATAGTAGACAGCGAGCTCGAAGCTTTTCTGCATATCAGTCAGTTTTCAGCTGGCAGAACAGTAGATGTAGCAGTTGGGTTTTGATGTCATTGTTGCCCATAAAAGCCCTCCAGTTCTAAGGAGTTCTTGTTTTTGGGCCAGATATCAACACTATAAGCGTAGACCCCCTTTTTGCGTTCAAATGACTTGATTGACTTTGAGTTATAGGTATCGATTACAAAGTCAACAATACCCTGTTTGGGAAGCTGATTGAAGACAAGACTCAGCCAGCTCTTCAGCTGTATCAGGCACCGATGAGGTGTTGGTTCGAGTAAATACATCAATTTTGCCTTGTCGGTTTTGACAGGCATTCTGTTCAGATGCTAAAGAGCAAGGACCAACGGGAAAGGGCTGTGTTAGCTCAAGAGCATTGGCATGCTGCACTGACAGAAGCAGCAACTGCCCGAAGTATTTTGCTATGCTTTTATCCGAGATAATTTGCTCCGAGTACTTCGAGCAGTTTCGGTGGCCTAAGTTGAAGCGAAGATTTTCGGTTTGATACGTTTTTTATTTGACTGTATAGCAACAGGTTGTTCACGATCCGATTGATAATGGACTACATGTATTCTATAGCTGCCTGGTCCGTTTTATTGAGTACGAGTTAAATATCTCTATTTCATATGCCATTTTGCAAAATTCCGTTGAGAAGTAATATTCACCATTTCATGCGGTTTGACTTATTAGGAAACCTACAGAACTAAACGTCGATGATTTTCCAACTTTTTACATCATATACGTTCATTGTACATGGAATAATGaatatgattatgatgatggtgatgatgatgatgatgatgattaggaggaggaggaagaggagAAGGAGGTGATTGGAGGAGGAGGAGATCATTAATACTGTTTAAATACGGATATCGGGCCATGTTGAAGCTACCCATGGACTAGCTAAATACCAGGGTAGTTTAGTAGTATGTCACATAAATGTAAAGTATAAACCTTTATCTTTTGCTCTATCCTTTCATTAGTTTAACTTGTCAGTTTTATAGACAAGATGACTACAATAACTTTCACATTGGGCGTTAGATTCCTGCAAATGGTTCTCCTGATGGTCGCTTGTATGTCCTTGGCTGAAGGATTTGTTATGGATGGAGCTAATACGACACTACAGGCACGCGTGCAGGACCTGGAGTCCATGTTGGTCGGTGTGGACGGCCGTCTTGCTGCACTGGAGGCGTTCCAGTCCGAGTGTGGTAAGTGTACGTTCGTGTATGTGTTTTATGGAGTACTGTACCacattgtgtttgtttgtatcaATTCTGGCGTTATGTTCACATCGCATTTTCTAATTCGAATACAACGCCATTTTCCACCCATGTAATGCCTACCGGGTCATTTCGtcttatttgttatttcatgCTACAGGTTGCAAAGGTAGTGTAGCAGTTCACTCAGCTTTTATGGCAACAATGGCGAACAGCTTGGAACATTGCACAAAGAATCAGGCCGTCATCTTCGAGGATGTCAAGCTAAATATCGGAAATGGCTACGACAACAGACATGGAATATTTAGGGCTTCGGTCGCTGGATCCTACGCCTTTACCACAACTCTGTCAAGGCCACCAAACTTTTCATACCACGTTGCCTTTGTCCAGAACGTAGCAACCAATGAGATATCGTACTTGTACGCAGATCCGATAAATATGTGGGTAGAAAGGTCGACTACCGTGTTAACCCACATGGCGGCGGGGGACGAGATATGGATGGTCTGCATTAGCGACTCTCATATTACGGGCAATCTTAACCACTATGCGGAGGGCGCCGGCGACTTCCATTCACACATTTCGGGTTTCCTCGTCGGCGCGGATTGACACCATGTCATAAGTGACCAGGTGCTGGACGCTGGTCTGTTGTCAGTTTATTTTAGAATCAGAAATGTGTGATTTGTAAGCTAGGACAAATAGTAAATGTTGTGAAacgttgtgtttgtttttcttaaaactattgttttattaaagcacTCACAGTGAGGGCGGTGTCCTGAAattcaatgttgatatttatgtagTGAACAATCTACAGTATTGTTCATTTTCGGGCTGTCAAGTCACGTAAAGTGTATTACTTTCAATGAACTCAAAgggttattttaaatgatatgaacAGCGTTTCGAAATAGGTCAAGCCCAGCCGGCGCATCCCAAAACGTTGGTTGGGCAATCGAAAGcactataaaaaaacaagaggcccaaaagggcctatgctgtactggcatggcttttgtggtcacatcaatccagagcatgtatgtatgagaaaggcaacagacatatagtttatgttttgtgtttgggttacctgaaaacgtagcacgttcaacatctgagcccagaaagtattgtaagcagattagttgcaagagctattttaatatgtgccaagtaaaagtcatctgacaaaaaaaatgctttcaaaactgtactcatagtaaaattttctgtagttttaaaagttaaaaaagttggtcaaaaggtcaaagtcaagggcatcctaggacaacattgatcaatttgaacaaacattcacaatcaattgtgctgagatggatgcacgaacacacaaaaagattttcaaacctttccagatttatgtttaccaaacctgtgaaccctgggtgtggccattaatgacaccaggtgcataacttaaacattcacaaccaattttgttaagatgaatgcgcaaactacagaacttaaagctaaaaaatggcctttgggctttcaacaagaacaaggcagagtaattcacaaaatcaactgcagaagcaaaaagcaaattgtctctcaaaatcctagacttgcaaattgtctcccttaactctagacttgaatttacttggctaaaaatagtattcgctcatgcagaccttgctaaaaatagaaagcattatctagatactgtataagtttcatcgagatacaatcaaaactgaagactgtatcgtgttcacaagcaattgttaacagacgcacgaacgcacggacgcacatactacgtacacattaccatcgcataagctcttctggcctttggccagtagagctaaaaactcGGATGGAATCCCCATTTGAATTGGTATTATTATAGCCCGTATGATATAGAGACACGTGGACATTGTCAGAATTGGCATGTTAAATGTCAACGAACTTATTCATATATCTTTTGATGATAAAAAATTAACCTGTTGTTAAAAAATTAACCTGTAGTTAATcaattcaaacatttgaaacatttaagaagaCGTgcttaaccatttttttaattatgtaaaatgagtGCCTTCAACGCCAAGATATGTGAGGATGTTTCAATTACTAAATGATATTCAGAACACGACTGCCGCAGTTCACAATCGTATTACACTGGATTTGTCATAATTATGTGGTTTTCAGGCTTAATAAAAAATcatacattcaaaaataataactagaatgttaaaacagtatttgtaAACTGGGCGTCTAGATTAACACATATCaagtcaaatataaaatatttcattaaaaagacaCCCAGCCGGAGATATATCAATTCGAAAGACTGCGAGCAGTGCCTTTTCCAATTGTACGAACACTATATAGGGTCTCAAggcatcaatatttaacattaccACCCCGCTTCGGGTGTGGAACGTCGTCAAATTTAAAGACGTTAAAATATGGTACCAGTTACTGGTTAAACCCACGGAAGTTACTTCATGTGA
The DNA window shown above is from Mya arenaria isolate MELC-2E11 chromosome 6, ASM2691426v1 and carries:
- the LOC128236450 gene encoding C1q-related factor-like, translating into MTTITFTLGVRFLQMVLLMVACMSLAEGFVMDGANTTLQARVQDLESMLVGVDGRLAALEAFQSECGCKGSVAVHSAFMATMANSLEHCTKNQAVIFEDVKLNIGNGYDNRHGIFRASVAGSYAFTTTLSRPPNFSYHVAFVQNVATNEISYLYADPINMWVERSTTVLTHMAAGDEIWMVCISDSHITGNLNHYAEGAGDFHSHISGFLVGAD